The genomic window GTAGAAATCTCCAGATTCTTAGCTCGCAGCTTCACTTTTTTCTTCCTCGTAAATCTCTACGAATCTGACAACCAGGGACAGCAGAACAGGACCAATTATGATGCCGAATATTCCAAATGCCAGCAATCCTCCTATAACTCCGAGAAGCACCAGCACAGGATGCACATCTGAGCTTCCCGAGATAATGGCAGGCTTGAGGAAATTGTCAACAGTCGATATGAACAGGCCGGAAATAAAAAGTCCCACAGCCTGGCCAATGCTGCCCCCGAAAAGCTTTATCAGGCCGGCAGGCACCCACACAACAGGGGTGCCTATAAACGGAATAAGAGCAAAGAAGAATATGACCAGCCCCCACAGTACAGGTGAATTTATCCCGAAAATCCAGAAAGCTATCCCCCCTAACAGGCCCTGTATTCCTGCCACCAAGACATGGCCGTATATGACCGCATACGTGACATCCCCCATCTTGGTAAAAAGCTTGTCCTTGTATTTTTTCTTGATTGGGAGGAATTTCTTTATCCTTTCCACAAACTCTCCTCCCTGGATGAACAGGAAGAATATGATGAATATCATTATAAAAAAATTCATCACATACAGGGGCAGGGCAAATATGAAATTGCCTCCCTGTTCCAGTATAGCCTTGGCAATATTATCTATGATATTAGATATATGGAACTTGAGCTGGGTTTCATCAATATACTGGCTTAGGAATTCCTGAACATTACATATGAAATTGTCATCAACGCACTCGCCCTTAAGTATATCCACTGTCGATATGAACTGCTCAATCGTTATCTTGTTGAGTATCACCTCTCTAAGCAGGGAATTGAGTATCAGCGTTAAGGGCAGGATTATGAATATCAGTATGAGGATTATTACTATCACAGCAGAAAGCCTTCTGCTTTTAAGGTATTTCCTGGCCAGCTTGTATACCGGGTGGAATGCATACGCAAGGATAAAGCTTCCCAGGATAGCTACGAAGAACGGCCTTAATATAAGGTAAGCCATGAACAATAAGATAATGCCCAAACCAAAGAGCATATATTTTGA from Candidatus Woesearchaeota archaeon includes these protein-coding regions:
- a CDS encoding AI-2E family transporter, which produces MLFGLGIILLFMAYLILRPFFVAILGSFILAYAFHPVYKLARKYLKSRRLSAVIVIILILIFIILPLTLILNSLLREVILNKITIEQFISTVDILKGECVDDNFICNVQEFLSQYIDETQLKFHISNIIDNIAKAILEQGGNFIFALPLYVMNFFIMIFIIFFLFIQGGEFVERIKKFLPIKKKYKDKLFTKMGDVTYAVIYGHVLVAGIQGLLGGIAFWIFGINSPVLWGLVIFFFALIPFIGTPVVWVPAGLIKLFGGSIGQAVGLFISGLFISTVDNFLKPAIISGSSDVHPVLVLLGVIGGLLAFGIFGIIIGPVLLSLVVRFVEIYEEEKSEAAS